In Microbacterium esteraromaticum, the following proteins share a genomic window:
- a CDS encoding nucleotide pyrophosphohydrolase: MPSPATLQALRDFAIERDWDQFHSPENLAKSISIEAAELLELFQWGQTPDQARVEEELADVLTYCFQMAARLGVDIDEIVMSKLEKTRAKYPVELSKGRITKYTDLHP; this comes from the coding sequence ATGCCGTCCCCCGCAACGCTGCAGGCCCTCCGCGACTTCGCCATCGAGCGCGATTGGGATCAGTTCCACTCCCCCGAGAATCTTGCGAAGTCGATCTCGATCGAAGCGGCTGAGCTGCTCGAGCTATTCCAGTGGGGCCAGACGCCCGATCAGGCGCGCGTAGAAGAAGAGCTCGCTGACGTGCTCACCTACTGCTTCCAGATGGCGGCGCGGCTCGGGGTCGACATCGATGAGATCGTGATGAGCAAGCTGGAGAAGACGCGCGCGAAGTACCCGGTCGAACTGTCGAAGGGCCGCATCACCAAGTACACGGATCTGCATCCGTGA
- a CDS encoding HNH endonuclease yields MTRPAVEQQAIREDVFRWLDERRAAGAYEFSRAELIGYTYQGERIPLLDTGRGIRNPADFDSTLTIMTSSKRTEYSDGISAEGLVRYSYQSRDGGDNRKLRNAYENADPLVYFLGVRAGFFVAFYPAYVVHDDPVRREVHVALDESLRFFDDPMHLNEMERRYAQRLVKARLHQPMFRARVLRAYATACAICELRHAELLDAAHIVPDASSHGVAEVTNGLALCKLHHASYDRNLLGITPEYEVRIDRALLEEIDGPMLRHGLQDMHGRALTLPQKKADWPSRDRLAEKYAQFAA; encoded by the coding sequence ATGACCCGTCCGGCAGTTGAGCAGCAGGCGATCCGAGAAGATGTTTTCCGATGGCTCGATGAGCGACGTGCAGCCGGCGCGTACGAATTCAGCCGCGCGGAGCTGATTGGCTACACGTACCAGGGAGAGCGCATCCCACTGCTTGATACGGGCCGTGGTATCCGAAATCCAGCGGACTTCGACTCAACCCTGACCATCATGACGAGCTCGAAAAGGACCGAGTACTCCGACGGGATCAGCGCCGAGGGGCTCGTGCGCTACTCGTATCAATCGCGCGACGGCGGCGACAATCGAAAGCTCCGCAACGCGTACGAGAACGCAGACCCGCTGGTCTACTTCCTCGGCGTCCGCGCCGGGTTCTTCGTTGCCTTCTACCCGGCTTACGTCGTGCACGATGATCCGGTTCGGCGCGAGGTTCATGTCGCGCTTGACGAGTCACTGAGGTTCTTCGATGACCCAATGCACTTGAACGAGATGGAGCGTCGATATGCGCAGCGTCTGGTGAAGGCGCGCCTACACCAGCCCATGTTTCGTGCGCGAGTGCTGCGCGCGTATGCAACCGCCTGCGCGATCTGCGAGTTGAGGCATGCTGAGCTACTCGACGCGGCACACATCGTCCCCGACGCGAGTAGCCACGGCGTCGCGGAAGTCACGAACGGTCTCGCCCTGTGCAAGCTTCACCACGCTTCGTACGATCGAAATCTCCTCGGCATCACACCGGAGTATGAGGTCCGAATCGATCGAGCATTGCTCGAAGAAATAGACGGCCCGATGCTCCGGCACGGCCTGCAAGACATGCATGGTAGAGCGCTGACGCTCCCGCAGAAGAAGGCGGACTGGCCTTCGCGTGACCGACTCGCTGAGAAATACGCCCAGTTCGCCGCATAG
- a CDS encoding (deoxy)nucleoside triphosphate pyrophosphohydrolase, which yields MNARSPHHASGLIDVVGAVIARDSTVLAARRGHGRALEGMWEFPGGKVETNETHRSALEREILEELGCGITIGDHIVTTTHAYPFGAVRLSTYYAVVEQGRPRPSEHAALQWVEISRLMELNWAPADVPAVRKVISQSQASR from the coding sequence GTGAACGCACGGTCACCGCACCACGCGAGCGGGCTCATCGACGTCGTCGGCGCCGTCATCGCGCGAGACTCAACTGTGCTGGCCGCACGGCGCGGGCACGGTAGGGCACTCGAGGGAATGTGGGAGTTCCCCGGCGGCAAGGTCGAAACCAATGAAACCCACCGCTCGGCGCTCGAACGTGAGATTCTCGAAGAGCTCGGCTGCGGCATCACGATCGGTGATCACATCGTCACGACGACTCATGCTTACCCGTTCGGGGCTGTTCGCCTTTCAACCTACTACGCGGTCGTCGAGCAGGGCCGCCCAAGGCCGTCAGAACACGCCGCACTGCAGTGGGTGGAGATTAGCAGGCTTATGGAGCTCAACTGGGCGCCAGCAGACGTTCCTGCTGTGCGCAAGGTGATTTCACAGTCCCAAGCGTCGCGCTGA
- a CDS encoding type I restriction endonuclease, with amino-acid sequence MEFAERLELLAVKIRNQATAIGTEEATKNAFVMPFISTILGYDVFDPLEVVPEFTADVGTKKGEKIDYAIMREGEVQILIECKPSMGSLKIEHASQLFRYFSVTNARIAVLTNGVVWHFYTDLDAPNRMDAKPFLVLDLLDIDETLIAEIQKLSKDSFDLDSIISAAEELKYIGALKREIAAQFREPTDEWIKFFTSRVYDGAFTQRVRQQFTGLVGKAAQQFLTERVNDRLKAALGVGGGSQVITAPSPSSAEVAEADLDRDTEIETTLEELEGYQIVKAIACGEVKPQRVTQRDAKSYFAVLLDDNNRKPIARLHFNGKQKYLGLLDEDKTETRHPIGDLDEIYVHAESIRQAVRRYA; translated from the coding sequence ATGGAGTTCGCGGAGCGCCTGGAATTACTCGCCGTCAAAATTCGAAATCAGGCCACAGCAATCGGCACCGAGGAAGCGACGAAAAACGCGTTCGTGATGCCGTTCATCTCAACGATTCTGGGTTACGACGTCTTCGATCCGCTGGAGGTGGTGCCCGAGTTCACCGCTGACGTCGGAACAAAAAAGGGCGAAAAGATCGACTACGCCATCATGCGAGAAGGCGAGGTTCAGATTCTCATCGAATGCAAGCCGTCGATGGGCTCCTTGAAGATTGAACACGCTTCGCAACTGTTCCGATACTTCTCGGTCACTAACGCACGGATCGCTGTGCTCACGAACGGCGTCGTGTGGCACTTTTATACCGACCTCGACGCCCCCAACCGGATGGATGCTAAGCCCTTTCTTGTGTTGGACCTGCTTGACATCGACGAGACGTTGATCGCGGAGATTCAGAAGCTCAGCAAGGACAGCTTCGACCTCGACTCGATCATTAGCGCCGCCGAGGAGCTGAAGTACATCGGGGCGCTGAAGCGTGAGATCGCTGCGCAGTTCCGAGAGCCCACAGACGAGTGGATCAAGTTCTTCACTTCTCGCGTGTACGACGGTGCGTTTACCCAGCGTGTGCGCCAGCAGTTCACGGGGCTCGTGGGTAAGGCTGCGCAACAATTCCTCACTGAGCGTGTGAACGACCGGCTCAAGGCCGCACTTGGAGTAGGCGGGGGCAGCCAGGTGATAACTGCTCCGTCGCCGTCGAGTGCGGAGGTGGCCGAAGCGGACCTCGATCGTGACACCGAAATTGAGACCACGCTGGAGGAACTGGAGGGGTACCAGATTGTGAAGGCGATCGCATGCGGTGAGGTCAAGCCACAGCGGGTGACGCAGCGGGATGCCAAGAGTTACTTCGCCGTGCTGTTGGACGACAACAACCGCAAGCCGATCGCGCGCCTCCACTTCAACGGTAAGCAGAAATACCTCGGGTTGCTCGACGAAGACAAGACCGAGACGAGGCACCCGATTGGGGATCTCGATGAGATCTACGTCCATGCGGAGTCAATTCGACAAGCGGTGCGTCGCTACGCATGA
- a CDS encoding G5 domain-containing protein — translation MLAIAVLVAVALGIFTLIKGATPIAGMRSRKSGLGALGAALLLLVGGAAGATPATTNDAPSALLQADSAAPSTAPQAEKRTPSPTPTPTTFEEVNVDTPIPFERAVADDPAIAEGTTTVTTPGVEGTLRTTYSVTYVGGTEISREVVRESVAVAPVTEVTTRGTLKPQPVAKPVPLVQTGGNGCDPNYSGACVPVASDVDCAGGSGDGPKYLSGSARVVGSDIYDLDRDGNGIACD, via the coding sequence GTGCTTGCCATCGCCGTATTGGTGGCGGTCGCGCTCGGCATCTTCACTCTGATCAAGGGAGCGACGCCTATAGCGGGCATGCGTTCACGAAAGTCGGGCCTCGGTGCACTCGGCGCCGCACTGCTTCTTCTAGTGGGCGGTGCCGCAGGCGCTACTCCCGCGACCACGAACGACGCCCCTTCCGCGCTGCTGCAGGCGGATAGCGCCGCACCGAGCACCGCGCCTCAGGCCGAGAAGCGCACGCCGTCTCCGACACCGACCCCGACGACCTTCGAAGAGGTCAACGTCGACACACCGATCCCGTTCGAGCGGGCTGTCGCCGACGACCCGGCGATCGCCGAGGGCACGACCACAGTCACGACGCCGGGTGTTGAGGGCACCTTGCGGACGACGTACAGCGTCACCTACGTCGGAGGCACAGAAATCTCTCGTGAAGTGGTCCGCGAATCTGTGGCGGTGGCACCGGTGACCGAGGTCACCACGCGCGGAACCCTCAAGCCGCAGCCGGTCGCCAAGCCGGTGCCCCTCGTGCAGACAGGCGGAAACGGCTGCGATCCGAACTACTCCGGCGCCTGCGTTCCCGTCGCCAGTGACGTCGACTGTGCGGGCGGCAGCGGCGACGGGCCCAAGTACCTCTCGGGCAGCGCACGCGTTGTGGGGTCTGACATCTACGACCTTGATCGAGACGGCAACGGCATCGCCTGCGACTGA
- a CDS encoding SulP family inorganic anion transporter, whose translation MSVMTGDDRARYRANPSVLTALKSPRMLTREVLAGLVVGLALIPEAIAFSVIAGVDPKVGLFSSFIMAVSIAFLGGRPAMVTAATGAVALVIAPVAPTYGIDYFIATVILAGVFQVVLGVLGVAKLMRFIPRSVMVGFVNALAIFVFSSQFPQLIGVPWMVYPLVALGIVVMIVMPRLTKVVPAPLVSVVIVTGVVLAFTIGVPTVGDQGELPRSLPSLFVPDVPLTWETFTIIAPFALAVAVVGLLESLLTAKLVDEITDTHSRKTREAWAQGVANILSGAFGGMGGCAVIGQTMINVKESGARTRISTFCAGIFLFLLVVVFGDFVATIPMAALVAVMVMVAIGAFDWHSVRPSTLKRMPKSETFVMVSTVVLVLLTHNLAVGVVGGVLVASVLFVRRVAHVVRVTRSESDGVARYVVEGELFFASSNDLTTLFSYSADPARVVIDLSKSHVWDASTVAALDAIETKYAAYGKSVEIVGMNAASGAFHGRLSGGFA comes from the coding sequence ATGTCTGTCATGACCGGCGACGACCGTGCCCGCTATCGGGCCAACCCCTCTGTGCTGACGGCGCTGAAGAGCCCCCGGATGCTGACCCGCGAGGTGCTCGCCGGTCTCGTGGTCGGACTCGCGCTGATCCCCGAGGCGATCGCGTTCTCGGTGATCGCCGGAGTCGACCCGAAGGTGGGGCTGTTCTCGTCGTTCATCATGGCGGTGTCGATCGCCTTCCTCGGCGGCCGGCCGGCGATGGTCACCGCGGCCACCGGTGCAGTAGCGCTGGTGATCGCGCCCGTCGCGCCGACGTACGGCATCGACTACTTCATCGCGACGGTGATCCTCGCCGGCGTGTTCCAGGTGGTCCTCGGAGTGCTGGGGGTGGCGAAGCTGATGCGCTTCATCCCCCGCAGCGTGATGGTCGGGTTCGTGAACGCGCTGGCGATCTTCGTGTTCAGCTCGCAGTTTCCGCAGCTGATCGGCGTGCCGTGGATGGTGTATCCGCTGGTCGCGCTGGGAATCGTCGTCATGATCGTGATGCCGAGGCTGACGAAGGTCGTGCCGGCGCCGCTCGTGTCGGTCGTGATCGTGACCGGTGTCGTGCTGGCGTTCACGATCGGCGTGCCGACCGTGGGCGATCAGGGTGAGCTGCCGCGCAGCCTGCCGTCGCTGTTCGTGCCCGACGTGCCGCTCACGTGGGAGACGTTCACGATCATCGCGCCGTTCGCGCTCGCCGTGGCCGTGGTGGGCCTGCTCGAATCGCTGCTGACCGCCAAGCTCGTCGACGAGATCACCGACACACATTCGCGGAAGACCCGCGAGGCGTGGGCGCAGGGCGTGGCGAACATCCTGTCAGGAGCGTTCGGCGGCATGGGCGGATGCGCGGTCATCGGGCAGACCATGATCAACGTGAAGGAGTCGGGCGCGCGCACCCGCATCTCGACCTTCTGCGCCGGTATCTTCCTCTTTCTGCTCGTCGTCGTGTTCGGGGACTTCGTCGCGACGATCCCGATGGCGGCGCTCGTCGCGGTGATGGTCATGGTCGCGATCGGAGCCTTCGACTGGCACAGCGTTCGTCCGTCGACCCTGAAGCGGATGCCGAAGAGCGAGACCTTCGTGATGGTCTCGACCGTCGTGCTCGTGCTGCTCACCCACAACCTCGCCGTCGGCGTGGTCGGCGGCGTTCTGGTCGCGTCGGTGCTGTTCGTGCGGCGGGTCGCACACGTCGTGCGCGTCACGCGGTCGGAGTCGGACGGTGTCGCCCGGTACGTCGTGGAGGGCGAGCTGTTCTTCGCGTCGAGCAACGACCTGACCACGCTGTTCTCCTACTCGGCGGACCCCGCTCGGGTCGTGATCGACCTGTCGAAGTCGCACGTGTGGGATGCGTCGACCGTCGCTGCGCTGGATGCCATCGAGACGAAGTACGCCGCGTACGGGAAGTCGGTCGAGATCGTCGGGATGAACGCGGCGAGCGGGGCGTTCCATGGGCGGTTGAGCGGGGGGTTCGCGTAA
- a CDS encoding NAD-glutamate dehydrogenase, producing MAHTVESAELRDIIETLDPEVRPAVESLVSRLDAVDLAEREPRDVVGAAVAMRSLASRKQRGETHVSVFTPTLSEHGWTSRRTIVDICTDDAPFLVDSITAAIASQGLAVHLLLHPLVAVRRGDDGELLETDAHGGDLESWMHLEVDRVPTDEGRDALRQRLEGVLGDVHAAVNDWTAMRRACLDLVTDLRTEPPATADPAHIGPAIDFFSWLADDNFTFLGYREYLLETQNGEDVLVPVAGSGLGILRKPTTAVAHLRPEAQRTAREPRLLTITKANSRATVHRDVYLDYVGARMFDDAGNVIGERRFLGLFTSGAYAASVTTLPIAADKVRAVLKASGFSPMSHSGKDLLQILEQYPRDELFQDSVEHLLKIVTEVTRLNERRRARTFLRRDEFGRFVSALVYLPKDRYNTPVRLRIEAVLREVFGAEHVDHATRVVDSPLAQLHFIVRVPRGTSLPDVDEDEVQAKLADAVRGWDEGLVDALHHAHGDDEAARLLADYGQSFPAVYKETVTPEEAVDDVELLEKLRDQEFAVRLNVPEKDIPGKRVLTLVSHREYPLTRVLPVLTDLGVDVVDERPYSVTMPDGTTCHVSDFGLTAEGIDRWTDPAWGALFEDAFTAAWTGAAESDRLNTLVLQGDLDWRRIVILRAIAMYLRQSGSAFSVEYIENALVANPAIATSLVRLFELRFDPAVEGDRDAQAETVEAELLEALDQVASLDDDRILRSIAGVITATWRTNFYQTASDGSPKPWVSMKLDCARVPGLPKPLPMAEIWVYSPEVEGVHLRFGKVARGGLRWSDRREDFRTEVLGLVKAQMVKNAVIVPTGSKGGFYAKRLPSPADRGAWLEAGKAAYRTFIRGLLDITDNRVGADIVPPADVVRHDGDDPYLVVAADKGTASFSDIANGISEEYGFWLADAFASGGSAGYDHKGMGITARGAWESVKRHFREMGVDTQNEDFTVVGIGDMSGDVFGNGMLRSRHIRLVAAFDHRHVFIDPNPDAEATFVERERLFALPGSSWDDFDRSIMSPGGGVFPLSMKSIPITPEIAQAFGLDPSVQKLTPLELKKAMLLAPVDLLWNGAIGTYIKASDETDAEVGDRGNDAVRVNGRDLRLKVVGEGGNLGVTQRGRIEAAQSGIRINTDAIDNSAGVGTSDREVNIKILLGILERDGRLDREARNELLQSMTDEVAVQVLRDNYEQNVLLGNSRANAVVMLPVHERLMEWLEERDELDRELEFLPSRAEVAERIADQQGLTRPEFSVLVAYAKLALKTDLAATGLAADPWFERTLAEYFPEPIRRAYAGDLDAHPLRTEIIVNSVVNSMVNRGGITFAYRAADETGASSEDIARAYVAVREIFDLRGFVVAVEATDNVVSTEVQTSLYLTFRRLLDRATRWFVQHRPDGVDIGAEIELFTEPVTHLSANIDRWMQGVDLERFESRTRELQEAGVSLELARRGAGLLDVLSLLDIAECARTHGWTLEGVAGLYFALSARLSFEQTLTKITALPQTDRWGSMARASMRDDLYAVMIELTATVAAATDDGTADERVEAWLEQGGASTRRTVDEAIAAATAQDGEGLATLSVAVRRLRSLVR from the coding sequence ATGGCGCACACCGTCGAATCCGCTGAACTCCGGGACATCATCGAGACACTCGACCCCGAGGTGAGGCCAGCCGTCGAGAGCCTCGTCTCCCGGCTTGATGCGGTCGATCTCGCCGAGCGCGAGCCGCGCGATGTCGTCGGCGCGGCCGTGGCGATGCGATCCCTGGCATCCCGGAAGCAGCGGGGCGAGACGCACGTCTCGGTCTTCACTCCCACGCTGAGCGAGCACGGCTGGACCTCCCGCCGCACGATCGTCGACATCTGCACCGACGACGCACCCTTCCTCGTCGACTCGATCACCGCCGCGATCGCAAGCCAGGGCCTCGCCGTGCACCTTCTTCTCCACCCGCTGGTCGCGGTGCGCCGCGGCGACGACGGAGAGCTTCTCGAGACGGATGCCCACGGCGGAGACCTCGAGTCCTGGATGCACCTCGAGGTCGACCGCGTCCCGACCGACGAGGGCCGCGACGCGCTCAGGCAGAGGCTCGAAGGGGTGCTCGGCGACGTGCACGCCGCGGTCAACGACTGGACGGCCATGCGCCGCGCCTGCCTCGACCTCGTCACCGACCTGCGCACCGAGCCGCCCGCCACGGCCGACCCTGCCCACATCGGCCCCGCGATCGACTTCTTCAGCTGGCTCGCCGACGACAACTTCACCTTCCTCGGCTACCGCGAATACCTGCTCGAGACCCAGAACGGTGAAGACGTGCTGGTGCCCGTGGCAGGGTCGGGTCTGGGCATCCTGCGCAAACCCACCACGGCTGTCGCCCACCTGCGCCCCGAGGCGCAGCGCACCGCCCGCGAACCGCGTCTGCTCACGATCACCAAGGCCAACTCGCGCGCCACCGTGCACCGCGACGTCTACCTCGACTACGTCGGCGCGCGCATGTTCGACGACGCCGGCAACGTGATCGGCGAGCGCCGCTTCCTCGGCCTGTTCACCTCCGGCGCCTACGCGGCCTCGGTCACGACCCTGCCGATCGCCGCCGACAAGGTGCGCGCCGTGCTCAAGGCATCCGGATTCTCGCCGATGTCGCATTCGGGCAAAGACCTGCTGCAGATCCTCGAGCAGTACCCCCGCGACGAGCTCTTCCAGGACTCGGTCGAGCACCTGCTGAAGATCGTCACCGAGGTCACCCGCCTGAACGAGCGCCGTCGCGCCCGCACCTTCCTGCGGCGCGACGAGTTCGGCCGCTTCGTCTCGGCCCTCGTCTACCTGCCGAAAGACCGGTACAACACTCCCGTTCGGCTGCGGATCGAGGCCGTGCTGCGCGAGGTCTTCGGCGCCGAGCACGTCGACCACGCCACGCGCGTCGTCGACTCGCCGCTCGCCCAGCTGCATTTCATCGTGCGCGTGCCCCGCGGCACATCGCTGCCCGACGTCGACGAAGACGAGGTGCAGGCCAAGCTCGCCGATGCCGTTCGGGGGTGGGACGAAGGGCTGGTGGATGCCCTGCACCACGCCCACGGCGATGACGAAGCCGCGCGCCTGCTGGCCGACTACGGCCAGTCGTTCCCCGCCGTCTACAAAGAGACGGTCACGCCCGAAGAGGCTGTCGACGACGTCGAGCTGCTCGAGAAGCTGCGCGACCAGGAGTTCGCGGTGCGGCTCAACGTGCCCGAGAAGGACATCCCCGGCAAGCGCGTGCTCACCCTCGTCTCGCACCGCGAGTACCCGCTGACCCGCGTGCTTCCGGTGCTCACCGACCTCGGCGTCGACGTCGTCGATGAGCGCCCGTACAGCGTCACGATGCCCGACGGCACCACCTGCCACGTCAGCGACTTCGGCCTCACCGCCGAGGGCATCGACCGCTGGACCGACCCCGCCTGGGGCGCCCTTTTCGAAGACGCCTTCACCGCCGCGTGGACCGGCGCCGCCGAGAGCGACCGGCTCAACACCCTCGTGCTGCAGGGTGACCTCGACTGGCGCCGCATCGTCATCCTTCGTGCCATCGCCATGTACCTGCGCCAGAGTGGGTCGGCGTTCTCGGTCGAGTACATCGAGAACGCGCTCGTCGCGAACCCCGCGATCGCCACCTCCCTCGTGCGCCTGTTCGAGCTGCGCTTCGACCCCGCTGTCGAGGGCGATCGCGACGCGCAGGCCGAGACGGTCGAGGCCGAGCTGCTCGAGGCGCTCGACCAGGTCGCGAGCCTCGACGACGACCGCATCCTGCGCTCGATCGCCGGCGTCATCACCGCGACGTGGCGCACGAACTTCTACCAGACGGCATCCGACGGCTCTCCCAAGCCGTGGGTGTCGATGAAGCTCGACTGCGCCCGCGTTCCCGGCCTTCCCAAGCCCCTGCCGATGGCCGAGATCTGGGTGTACTCGCCCGAGGTCGAGGGTGTGCACCTGCGCTTCGGCAAGGTCGCCCGAGGCGGCCTGCGCTGGAGCGACCGCCGCGAGGACTTCCGCACCGAGGTGCTGGGTCTGGTCAAGGCGCAGATGGTGAAGAACGCCGTGATCGTGCCGACCGGATCGAAGGGCGGGTTCTACGCCAAGCGCCTGCCGTCGCCGGCCGACCGCGGCGCGTGGCTCGAAGCGGGCAAGGCGGCGTACCGCACCTTCATCCGTGGCCTGCTCGACATCACCGACAACCGCGTCGGCGCCGACATCGTGCCTCCGGCCGACGTCGTCCGGCACGACGGCGACGACCCCTACCTCGTCGTCGCCGCCGACAAGGGCACCGCCTCGTTCTCAGACATCGCCAACGGCATCTCAGAGGAGTACGGATTCTGGCTGGCGGATGCCTTCGCCTCGGGCGGCTCGGCAGGTTACGACCACAAGGGCATGGGCATCACCGCCCGCGGCGCGTGGGAGTCGGTCAAGCGGCACTTCCGCGAGATGGGCGTCGACACCCAGAACGAGGACTTCACGGTCGTCGGCATCGGCGACATGTCCGGTGACGTGTTCGGCAACGGGATGCTGCGGTCGCGGCACATCCGTCTCGTCGCGGCGTTCGATCACCGTCACGTCTTCATCGACCCGAACCCGGATGCCGAGGCGACGTTCGTCGAGCGCGAGCGCCTCTTCGCCCTGCCCGGCTCGTCGTGGGACGACTTCGACCGCAGCATCATGTCGCCCGGCGGCGGCGTGTTCCCGCTGTCGATGAAGTCGATCCCGATCACGCCCGAGATCGCCCAGGCCTTCGGCCTTGACCCCTCGGTGCAGAAGCTCACCCCTCTCGAGCTGAAGAAGGCCATGCTGCTCGCGCCCGTCGACCTGCTCTGGAACGGCGCCATCGGCACCTACATCAAGGCGAGCGATGAGACGGATGCCGAGGTCGGCGACCGCGGCAACGACGCCGTCCGCGTCAACGGCCGCGACCTGCGCCTGAAGGTCGTCGGCGAGGGCGGCAACCTCGGCGTGACGCAACGAGGACGCATCGAGGCGGCGCAGTCGGGCATCCGGATCAACACCGACGCGATCGACAACTCCGCCGGCGTCGGCACCAGCGACCGCGAGGTCAACATCAAGATCCTGCTGGGCATCCTCGAGCGCGACGGGCGGCTCGACCGCGAGGCGCGCAATGAGCTGCTGCAGTCGATGACCGACGAGGTCGCGGTGCAGGTGCTGCGCGACAACTACGAGCAGAACGTGCTGCTCGGCAACTCGCGGGCGAACGCGGTGGTCATGCTGCCGGTGCACGAGCGGCTGATGGAGTGGCTCGAAGAGCGCGACGAGCTCGACCGCGAACTCGAGTTCCTGCCCAGCCGCGCCGAGGTGGCCGAGCGCATCGCCGACCAGCAGGGCCTCACCCGCCCCGAGTTCTCGGTGCTGGTCGCCTACGCGAAGCTGGCGCTGAAGACCGACCTCGCGGCGACAGGACTGGCCGCCGACCCGTGGTTCGAGCGCACTCTCGCCGAGTACTTCCCCGAGCCGATCCGTCGCGCCTACGCCGGTGATCTGGATGCTCACCCGCTGCGCACCGAGATCATCGTCAACTCGGTGGTGAACTCGATGGTCAACCGCGGCGGCATCACCTTCGCCTACCGGGCCGCCGACGAGACCGGAGCGTCGAGCGAAGACATCGCCCGCGCCTACGTCGCGGTGCGTGAGATCTTCGACCTTCGCGGGTTCGTCGTCGCCGTCGAGGCGACCGACAACGTCGTCTCGACCGAGGTGCAGACCAGCCTCTATCTGACGTTCCGCCGGCTGCTCGACCGCGCCACCCGCTGGTTCGTGCAGCACAGGCCCGACGGCGTCGACATCGGCGCCGAGATCGAGCTGTTCACCGAGCCCGTCACGCACCTGTCGGCCAACATCGACCGGTGGATGCAGGGCGTCGACCTCGAGCGCTTCGAATCGCGCACCCGCGAGCTGCAGGAGGCCGGCGTCTCGCTCGAGCTCGCCCGCCGCGGCGCCGGCCTGCTCGACGTGCTCTCGCTGCTCGACATCGCGGAGTGCGCCCGCACCCACGGCTGGACGCTCGAAGGAGTCGCCGGACTCTACTTCGCCCTCTCTGCCCGCCTGTCGTTCGAGCAGACGCTGACGAAGATCACCGCGCTGCCGCAGACCGACCGGTGGGGATCGATGGCGCGGGCGAGCATGCGCGACGACCTCTACGCCGTGATGATCGAGCTGACCGCGACGGTCGCAGCGGCGACCGATGACGGCACGGCCGATGAGAGGGTCGAAGCCTGGCTCGAGCAGGGCGGAGCATCGACCCGGCGCACGGTCGACGAGGCGATCGCCGCGGCGACCGCGCAAGACGGCGAGGGTCTCGCGACCCTCTCGGTCGCGGTGCGGAGGCTGCGCTCGCTCGTGCGGTGA
- a CDS encoding Rossmann-like and DUF2520 domain-containing protein has product MSARPEPPTTIAVIGAGRLGGVLARALIEAGFTVHGPLRRGDAIPASDVALLAVPDAAIAAAADAARSHARLIGHLSGATGLDDVDLSVHPLQTFTGAEAPDVLHSIGAAVAGRTPEALAVAQQIAGAIGASPFEVDDAHRAGYHAAASIASNLLLAVLDAAERVATAQGIPDPRRLLEPLVARSVQNWVEQGAAAALTGPIARGDEHTVTRQRDALAASTPELLPLFDQLCDSARDLARK; this is encoded by the coding sequence ATGAGCGCCCGTCCCGAACCCCCCACGACCATCGCCGTCATCGGCGCCGGCCGTCTCGGTGGCGTGCTCGCGCGGGCGCTGATCGAGGCCGGATTCACGGTGCACGGCCCCCTTCGGCGGGGTGACGCGATTCCGGCATCCGATGTCGCACTGCTGGCCGTGCCGGATGCCGCCATCGCCGCCGCAGCCGACGCCGCCCGATCCCACGCACGCCTCATCGGTCATCTCTCGGGTGCGACAGGGCTCGATGACGTCGACCTCAGCGTCCACCCCCTGCAGACCTTCACCGGGGCGGAGGCACCCGACGTGCTCCACAGCATCGGCGCCGCGGTCGCCGGACGGACTCCCGAGGCTCTCGCCGTCGCGCAGCAGATCGCCGGAGCCATCGGCGCCAGCCCGTTCGAAGTCGACGACGCGCACCGTGCGGGGTACCACGCCGCGGCATCCATCGCCTCGAACCTGCTGCTCGCGGTGCTCGACGCCGCCGAACGGGTCGCCACGGCCCAGGGTATCCCTGACCCGCGCCGCCTGCTCGAGCCACTCGTCGCCCGCTCGGTGCAGAACTGGGTCGAGCAGGGCGCGGCCGCCGCGCTCACCGGACCGATCGCCCGCGGCGACGAGCACACCGTCACCCGGCAGCGCGACGCGCTCGCCGCCTCGACTCCCGAGCTTCTTCCCCTGTTCGACCAGCTGTGCGACAGCGCCCGAGATCTCGCCCGAAAGTGA